A window of Salvia splendens isolate huo1 unplaced genomic scaffold, SspV2 ctg783, whole genome shotgun sequence contains these coding sequences:
- the LOC121791351 gene encoding serine/threonine-protein phosphatase 7 long form homolog, whose amino-acid sequence MSRYGPEDPSVLHYQHSHISRKAWAGQETTSFNIRRFEGHFWEIDNHHRRVIDYVCRFGFGGILFCGKALDVDHALITALVERWRPETHTFHLPVGETTITLQDVQILWALRVDGVPFTGNGFCESGWRGLCEELLGFYPLQSEMKENGILASALIHRMAIEPLGDGLEDEAYIQRARMIVLVLLGGLILPDGSGCKIPLMWLTQLRDVEAASMISWASAALATLYHNLCEASMGKRTDIGGPTVLLQLWVWERMPTLRPDFVAARLHTNNTPCALMWTGSYMINRAPKHSVRHYREQLSLLQNSQFIWMPYVDRQLPDSCLDMNNSWRSVTYIVCWAIVEAHEPERVVRQFGGTPFIPELRDWGFNETHFKTNRRGKAKTNWAVQNKAYIQYWERRSEFVTNAYMEPLADHVQVMRTRQYMEWYFKITITYITQPGRLPEVGMNTVAKSTSTRSL is encoded by the exons aTGTCCCGATATGGACCAGAAGATCCTTCTGTTTTGCATTATCAGCACAGTCATATATCGCGCAAGGCGTGGGCAGGGCAGGAAACAACCTCTTTCAATATTCGGCGCTTTGAAGGACATTTCTGGGAAATCGATAATCATCACAGACGCGTGATTGATTATGTCTGTAGATTTGGTTTTGGTGGAATACTTTTCTGTGGTAAGGCTCTGGATGTAGATCATGCGTTGATCACAGCTTTGGTTGAGCGCTGGAGGCCAGAGACACATACATTCCATCTTCCCGTAGGGGAAACTACCATTACATTACAAGACGTACAAATATTATGGGCATTACGTGTTGATGGAGTACCCTTCACTGGAAATGGGTTTTGTGAATCTGGGTGGAGGGGTTTATGTGAAGAGCTCTTGGGCTTCTATCCCCTTCAAAGCGAGATGAAGGAAAACGGTATCTTGGCATCCGCGCTAATACATAGGATGGCGATTGAACCGTTAGGAGATGGTCTCGAAGACGAAGCCTACATTCAACGGGCACGTATGATTGTGCTTGTGCTATTGGGAGGGTTGATCTTACCCGACGGCTCAGGGTGTAAGATACCTCTCATGTGGTTGACCCAACTTCGAGATGTAGAGGCTGCCTCTATGATTAGTTGGGCGAGTGCTGCACTTGCTACATTATACCATAATCTGTGTGAGGCGTCTATGGGCAAAAGGACAGACATTGGAGGTCCGACGGTGCTCCTACAACTTTGGGTGTGGGAGAGAATGCCCACTTTGAGACCGGATTTTGTAGCGGCACGTCTACATACAAACAACACTCCATGTGCCTTAAT GTGGACTGGCTCCTATATGATAAACAGAGCCCCCAAACATTCGGTTCGACATTATCGTGAACAGTTGTCATTACTCCAAAATAGCCAG tttatttggatgcCCTACGTGGACCGACAATTGCCAGACTCCTGCCTCGATATGAACAACAGTTGGAGATCTGTGACGTACATTGTGTGTTGGGCTATTGTAGAAGCACATGAACCTGAACGCGTGGTTAGACAATTTGGAGGCACGCCGTTCATCCCGGAATTGCGTGATTGGGGTTTCAATGAAACTCACTTCAAAACCAATCGGCGTGGAAAGGCTAAGACGAACTGGGCTGTGCAGAACAAGGCCTACATCCAATATTGGGAGAGAAGGTCTGAGTTCGTTACTAACGCTTACATGGAGCCTCTTGCAGACCACGTGCAGGTGATGAGGACTCGACAATACATGGAGTGGTATTTTAAAATTACCATTACATATATCACGCAGCCGGGTAGGCTTCCAGAAGTAGGGATGAACACTGTTGCAAAATCCACCAGCACCAGATCCCTCTAG
- the LOC121791350 gene encoding dirigent protein 22-like, producing the protein MASIKITLSLLLFLATFTYATAKLGHHKEIEMTIYYHDYAGGPNATTIEIPGPSTGQLNFTKFGAMFCTDDPIYKGIKKDSVPIARGRGIYIISALDGTQAQMLMSVVFINGKYKGSTIEIQGSYEQSLVHASEAAIVGGTGKFRLARGYATFEIVSYDPVTGFSITRSNMTVIHY; encoded by the coding sequence ATGGCATCCATCAAAATCACATTATCCTTACTTCTATTTCTTGCCACTTTCACATATGCTACGGCAAAATTAGGGCATCACAAGGAGATCGAAATGACGATCTACTACCATGACTATGCCGGCGGCCCAAATGCCACCACGATCGAGATACCAGGCCCATCGACCGGACAACTAAACTTCACCAAGTTTGGAGCCATGTTTTGCACAGATGACCCAATATACAAGGGAATTAAGAAGGACTCGGTCCCAATTGCAAGGGGCCGGGGTATATACATCATATCAGCCTTAGATGGGACCCAAGCTCAGATGCTAATGTCGGTTGTGTTTATCAACGGAAAATATAAAGGTAGCACAATTGAAATACAAGGTTCCTACGAGCAATCACTTGTGCATGCATCAGAGGCGGCAATAGTGGGCGGCACAGGAAAATTCCGGCTTGCCCGTGGTTACGCCACTTTCGAGATTGTTTCCTATGATCCTGTGACCGGGTTTTCAATTACCCGGTCTAATATGACTGTGATACATTACTAA